The sequence tcttttcaatttacaattgtttgtcttgctcaaaaaaacttttaatgaaatattttttattttattatttattgtgaaATTTTATTAGGGGCGTCAAAATTGAACTCAACCCTAATCGGCCAGAAAAATACCAGATTAAGGTTGAGATTATTGGGTGCGGGTCAGATCGGGTTGGAACTAAAATTTAACCTGAAAAAATCAATCGGGTTGGGTCAGATTTGAGTCAACCCAAAATGACCCAAATTTTTATTGTTAACTTATTTATAGAATTATTAAGAAATATTGCCGTCAACCCTAGCTTGCCTTTTAATTTTCATCATGAGTTTTGTAGAGTGTAAGTACCAACTAGACACTTGTAATTTTGAAACTAGACTATACTGGTGGATCTTGGGCATAGGCGTGTTTCGTGGGCATTCATCGATATTGTTGTATATGTTATGGATCAGGTGCGTGTGTAGAagaggaggggggggggggggggggggaataaACACTTTTAAAAAGTATTGACTTTTTTTTCGTGATGATGTTAAGAAGATGTTAGTCTTTTTAACTAGTTTTTCTCAGCTTCCTAGATGAGTAAGAGCTACTAAGATTAGTGCGAAAATGACTCTCACTAAGCTAGGTGATAATAATTAAAGAATGATGTGATGCAACAATGTAAATGTGCACAGAGTTGCTTAtagatgttcggagctcaatctcctacgtcaccccttcttcctcacgagaaagatacactagaagactttgactattacaacgtcttgttaTACACCCAATctaagttaggacttatcactGCCTAAAATAGAAATCCTAGATTTACACTGATAAGATttctaagttcttatcaaacttcttcgGTTGATGATGTTGAATGCCTAAGATCTTGATGAAACCACCCTAACTctactataattaatatttaaataaaatacgattttttttaaaaaaaattcggcaCGACCTATCTGTTTTACACGAAACCACCTGTCTCAATTcagaattcaaatataaattaacaCCAGACAGGGAAAcgaaacaaaaataacaaaaaaatttccaaaacaaTGCCAATCCCAAACAAAGCATGAAATAGTTAAACGGTTTACATGccataaatacaaatatgtaaatacttaaatttacatttatcaatcaaaaaataaaagactttaaaGCATTAAAGTTTGAATAACTTTTGCGAAAGTCTAGCATAGGTCtgagggatgtgccgtgcccgcatcgcagttcACTCGATAGTCATGCCCCTCGACCTCAACGATAATCTAACTTGCACCAAGAAAaggtagtgagcctaaaggtcCATCAAGTATATACCATGtaataaaaatgatttaaaaaatacatgcgtaatacttaaaatactagtATATACAATACCTTGAAACTTTCTCGATAAAGGTCTTAAAGATGGAAGGAAGTGAGACTTGGGACTAAAAAGGAAAGTAgcatgcaatgaactcacgcctttaaaacataaaatttcatGACTTTAACGGGAAATGAGACTTGAAACTGTAAAGAGATCACGTACAAATAACTCACGCAACTTTACTCAAACTCACGCTTTTAAACATAAACTGAAACTCACACTTTAAACTTGGAACTTTCTTAAACTTTACTTTGAACTTTCCTTGTAAATTTCATAATCTTTAACTTTAACTTTCTTTTAACTTTCCTATGTGAatttagatccttgattgtgactcatggttttgatcgatcaatgtcTACAGTACTATGCTGGCAAGAAAACTGAGTTCTTCTcggccccacattgcccctctgattTGGTAGGGAAGTTGAGATGCCTTCCAACCCCGTACTACACGTTTGATTTGGTAGGGAAGCCGAGATGTATCCAGACCCCAATCTACACGTCTAATTTGGCAAGTAAGCCGAGGCATCTTTCGACCCATCATTTCACGTCTAgtgtcacaatcaactcacttcaTTCTTCAAACTTTACTTTCATTGACTTTAAACTTTTAACTTTTACTCGAAATGCAAATGAATAATTCAACTTACTTAAACCTTATTCAACTCAAAGATGAGAACACACATGCAAATAAGCGACCTTGGGGGATGAAACACAAGTTAAAAACAAGAAATATTGGTTAgtaagtggctgcccctaagacgGTTACCCAACCAAGGCTCTCTTTTCCTCAATCATGGCTTATCTCGAGCGATTCCCCCGAAAAGTCCCTAACTAAACCTTACCTTAACCGATTTTTATCCCGCTTGAACCGGCCCTTTTAATACACTTTAAACTAACCCAAGGACTAGTTATGACCTCCAATGACAACCCAAGCAGCCCGATAGAAACAAATTTCTGGACAGCCTCTAACTTGCCCAAAAAAAAGAAATCTGCACCAACCGCTTTAACTTAAATCGTCCTTATCATAatcaaaacttaaccgaattgatCCCAATTTAAACCGACATGACCACAACATCTTGAACTTGACTTGGGAAAAATCTACACCCCGTCCAGTCTTCAGACCTCCTTATCCTAACCCATCTTTCCAAACACTTGAGACCAATCCAAGGACAACCAGAATTCTGATCTAGTCCAAAATCATCTTAACCTTTTACGAACCCATTCACCATAAATTTACTCAAGACCGGACCTTCCCACACACCATGAGACACCTCTAGAACTATTCGTAACCCCTAGACCTCATGAGGCAGCAATCAAAGTCACCCAAAGTTGAGCCCCAACACAATCATACTTCCCTTGATCACCAACCAATCCGATCAGCCCTTCATGACCACACTTGGACCACTCCAAACACATTCAAAACACCACAATGAGATCACAAGCAACTAGCTAGGGCAGCCCATTCAACACCACAGTCAAGTTTTCGAAAAGGCCACTAAAACTCACACCAAAATGCAACAAAATCTTGGACGTCAATAAGGCTAGTGTAGTTCATCGCATACTTCATAACACAActaaaaaatcaatcaaaacaCATCAAAATTTTCGAACATAGGCATAAAAACCCTGCTGcacatttttgaaattttcgagatgcaatcaaacacacaagcctCAACTCTAATCCATCATACAACTAATATAGCTTCAAATACaagtgcaaattttgaattaatggcttgaacccttGATGAAAtcttaataaaaaaagaaacacCAGCTTGTATTCAAGAAAAATTTCGAATCATTATCAAGAACAAGGCACAAACATATAGACTTTGCTTGGTGGCCAAAGAAGGGTGTATACTTGCTTATCCCTTGAAGACTCAAGAAATGGGATTAAGAACCAGATGGAAAGAAACAAGAAGTACAGTTGCTCGACCTCCTCGGGATGTGCTCCAGCCGGCTATGGTGATGGACGACGGTGGCGGCAATCGGAGGTGGTGCAACCAAGTGAAGCCGATGGGTTGGGATTTGAGAGAGAGTGAGACGACGTGAGAGTTCTTGGGGGCGAGGGTTTATTTTTGGAGTGTTTCTATGGGTAAACCCATATATACTTACTGCGAGATTTACATCCAATTTATCACGAGATTTGTATTCATTTTCTCGCGatattttgacagcaaaaataacaatttctctatctttttcccttttttttcatttcacTCAGTCAGATTTTTCTTCTTGGAGACAAAACTTTCTTCAACTCATGCTTTTCACCATTCTGACCACCACTCACCACTCCGAAGACAGCTTGCGGTTCCGACGACAACTCAACATTCCGGCGACGGCTAGTTGGTGACCCATTTCACTTTAAATATTGCCCAGAAAGTGATTAACCTAGGTATGATTCTATCATATTTGAgtaatttttatttgtaaaattaattgatgatttgagatGATGAATTCTTGAAAATAAAACTAATTGTTTGTGGAGAATTTGTTATGGGTAATTGATGAAACCTCGTAAGAACACTAGAAAAGTTAATTCACAGTAATTgcaataatattttgaaattttgcatACATTCATGTTATTCTCTTCTTTGTGGACATCGATTAGGATTTCGTGTATTCCTGAATTTGTATTAATTTTGTATAATGTAACTGATGAATATTAACATATAGTTTAAAATGAAATAGGAATTAAGGATTGTGCTACAGTGAATGATGGGTTGTTCGAAGAAGATAATGAAGTCGTACCTGAGGTTGGGATGAAATTTAGAAGTGTAGATGAAATATATGAGATATACAAGAAGTATACGTATCGTATGGGTTTTCCAATCAGAAGGAGGACttctagaaaaggaaaaaaTGGGGTCATCCGAAATGTGGCATTCACTTGTGGCCGAGAAGGAAATCGATCAAGAGGTGCGACTACTTCTCTGAAGCCTAGTGCCACAAGTCAAACAAGATGCAAAGATAGgttgaatgcagctgcagatgctttCGGTGTTTGGAGAGTAACAATCAAAGAGCTAAAGCATAATAACGAAATAAGCCCCTCAAAGTCTAGGATGTATCGATGCAATCGACAACTGACTGAAAATGTTAAAAGGAAGCTAGAACTTAATGATATTGCTGGAATTCCACTCAATAAAAGTTACAAATCGATTGTTGTTGAAGCTGGGGGATATGAAAACATGACTTTCATTGAAAAGGATTGTCGGAACTTCATTGATAAGGTTAGAAGACTAAGGTTGGGAAAAGGAGATGCAACTGCTATTCATGCATactttgaaaaaaaactaaTCAGAGTCCTGGTTTCTACTTCTCTATTGATTATGATGAGGATGGTCGCCTAAAAAATGTATTTTGGGCTGATAAAAGATGTAGACTAGCGTACAAGGAATTGGGTGATGTTGTCACATTCGATACAAAATACTTGACAAACAAGTATGATACGTCATTTGCTCCTTTTGTCGGTGTTAATCATCATGGAAAATCGACCCTTTTTGGATTTGGTATGATTGCAGGTGAGGATACTGACACTTTTGTATGGTTATTTCGGATGTGGCTTGACTGCATGGAGAATCAACCTCCCACAGGTATTATCACAGATCAGAACAGGGCCATGCAAAATTCTATAGAGATTGTATTCCCTGACACAATACATAGATGGTGTTTATGGCATATACTTAGAAAGTTGCCTGAAAATTTTGGGTATCACAAAGAAAAAGATTCTATTTTTAAGGATATACATAATTCTGTATACGAATCATTAAATCCTGAGGAATTTGTTCAGTCTTGGTTGCAATGGTTGACAAGTACACTTTGCACGAAAATGATTGGTTGTCTGGGATTTTTAATGAAAGATCATGGTGGATCCCATGTTTTTTAAACACGAGTTTCTGGGCTGGAATGTCGTCAATGCAGCGTAGTGAGAGCATGAATGCTTTCTTCGATGGGTATGTGAATTCTAAAACCATCTTGAAACAATTTGTTGAACAATATGAGCGGCCTTTGCATAGAAAAGTAGAGAAATAGTTTCAGGCAGATTTTCGTTCATATTCCCAGATGATTCTTTGTTTCAGTGCATATGATATTGAACATGATCCAAAGCTTGTAAATTTAACAGTGCAAGTTTTCTTGCAAGTCCTTAAAGCTTGTAAGTGCCCTAGTGTCGTGGGACATGTTTTAGATAATTATCACTAGCTA comes from Henckelia pumila isolate YLH828 chromosome 4, ASM3356847v2, whole genome shotgun sequence and encodes:
- the LOC140860621 gene encoding protein FAR1-RELATED SEQUENCE 5-like: MGLRTRWKETRSTVARPPRDVLQPAMVMDDGGGNRRWCNQVKPMGWDLRERIKDCATVNDGLFEEDNEVVPEVGMKFRSVDEIYEIYKKYTYRMGFPIRRRTSRKGKNGVIRNVAFTCGREGNRSRGATTSLKPSATSQTRCKDRLNAAADAFGVWRVTIKELKHNNEISPSKSRMYRCNRQLTENVKRKLELNDIAGIPLNKSYKSIVVEAGGYENMTFIEKDCRNFIDKSPGFYFSIDYDEDGRLKNVFWADKRCRLAYKELGDVVTFDTKYLTNKYDTSFAPFVGVNHHGKSTLFGFGMIAGEDTDTFVWLFRMWLDCMENQPPTVLVAMVDKYTLHENDWLSGIFNERSWWIPCFLNTSFWAGMSSMQRSESMNAFFDGAYDIEHDPKLVNLTVQVFLQVLKACKCPSVVGHVLDNYH